The following are from one region of the Penaeus vannamei isolate JL-2024 chromosome 28, ASM4276789v1, whole genome shotgun sequence genome:
- the LOC138866986 gene encoding acanthoscurrin-1-like: protein MKGPTLALVLALALLVPASRARRFGGGGGGGGGGGGGGGGHNGGGHQGGGNGGHHGGHHGGGGSGGHHGGGGSGGNHGGNHNGGTGGGFGGGGGGGHNGGGGLGGGGGLGGGSGGGGGGGGGLGGGSGGGLGGGGGFGGGFGR, encoded by the exons GTGCCGGCCTCTCGGGCCCGTCGcttcgggggaggaggaggcggaggaggaggcggtggaggcggaggtggaggccaCAACGGCGGCGGACACCAAGGAGGTGGTAATGGAGGGCACCACGGAGGCCACCAtgggggaggaggcagtggaggccaccatgggggaggaggcagtggaGGAAACCACGGTGGAAACCACAACGGCGGAACCGGTGGAGggttcggaggaggaggtggtggaggtcacaacggaggaggaggactcggaggcggcgggggactcggaggcggatccggaggaggaggaggaggcggcgggggaCTTGGAGGCGGATCCGGAGGAGGACTCGGAGGCGGCGGGGGATTTGGAGGCGGCTTTGGTCGTT AA